From the genome of Bubalus bubalis isolate 160015118507 breed Murrah chromosome 2, NDDB_SH_1, whole genome shotgun sequence, one region includes:
- the HTR2B gene encoding 5-hydroxytryptamine receptor 2B, with product MYLHFHFIELEILFLRKESTLALSVWHGYKALKKQMTSLATDHADQCPESDQIKEKQRMAFSFRIFEQRTSPGHVLQSSFDHLISSNWSGLQTESITEKMKQTGEEQGNKPRWAALLILMVIIPTIGGNILVILAVSLEKKLQYATNYFLMSLAVADLLVGLFVMPIALLTIMFEAMWPLPLVLCPAWLFLDVLFSTASILHLCAISVDRYIAIKKPIQANQYNSRATAFIKIIVVWLISIGIALPVPIKGIETDVANPNNITCGLTKDRFGSFMLFGSLASFFTPLAIMIVTYFLTIHALQKKAYLVKNKPPQRLTWLTVSTVFQRDETPCSSPEKVAMLDGFHKDKTLPNASADILMRRMSTVGKKSVQTISNEQRASKVLGIVFFLFLLMWCPFFITNVTLVLCDSCNQTTLNMLLEIFVWIGYVSSGVNPLVYTLFNKTFRDAFGRYLTCNYRAPTSVKTPGKCSSNIYFQNPMAENSIFFMKHGMRNGINPAMYQSPMRLRGSTVQSSSIILLDTLLLTENEGDKTEDQISYL from the exons ATGTACTTacactttcattttatagaacTTGAAATTCTCTTTTTAAGGAAGGAGTCAACTTTGGCCTTGAGTGTTTGGCATGGGTACAAAGCCTTAAAAAAGCAGATGACCAGCTTAGCTACTGACCATGCTGATCAGTGTCCGGAATCAGAtcaaatcaaagaaaaacagCGAATGGCTTTCTCTTTTAGAATATTCGAGCAACGTACAAGTCCTGGGCATGTTTTGCAGAGCTCATTTGACCACTTAATCTCTTCTAACTGGTCTGGATTACAGACAGAATCaataacagagaaaatgaaacagactggtgaggaacagggaaatAAACCGCGATGGGCAGCTCTTCTGATACTCATGGTGATAATACCCACAATTGGTGGCAACATCCTTGTTATTCTGGCTGTTTCACTGGAGAAAAAGTTGCAGTATGCTACCAATTATTTCCTAATGTCCCTGGCAGTGGCCGACTTGCTGGTTGGATTGTTTGTGATGCCGATTGCCCTCTTAACAATAATGTTTG aggCTATGTGGCCCCTCCCACTTGTTCTATGCCCTGCCTGGTTATTTCTTGATGTTCTTTTTTCTACTGCATCCATTCTGCATCTCTGCGCCATTTCAGTGGATCGTTACATAGCCATCAAAAAGCCAATCCAGGCCAATCAATATAACTCACGAGCTACAGCATTCATCAAGATTATCGTGGTGTGGTTAATTTCAATAG GCATTGCCCTTCCAGTTCCTATTAAAGGGATAGAAACTGATGTGGCTAACCCAAACAACATCACCTGCGGGCTGACAAAGGATCGTTTTGGCAGTTTCATGCTCTTTGGCTCACTGGCTTCCTTCTTCACACCTCTGGCCATCATGATTGTCACCTACTTTCTCACTATCCATGCTTTACAGAAGAAAGCTTACTTGGTCAAAAACAAGCCACCTCAACGCCTAACATGGTTGACTGTGTCCACAGTTTTCCAAAGGGATGAAACACCTTGCTCATCACCAGAAAAAGTGGCAATGCTGGATGGTTTTCACAAGGACAAAACTCTGCCCAATGCAAGTGCTGACATACTTATGCGAAGAATGTCCACAGTAGGGAAAAAGTCAGTACAGACCATTTCCAATGAACAGAGAGCCTCAAAGGTTCTCGGGAttgtatttttcctctttttacttATGTGGTGCCCCTTTTTTATTACAAATGTAACTTTAGTTTTATGTGACTCGTGCAACCAGACGACTCTCAACATGCTCCTGGAGATATTTGTGTGGATAGGCTATGTTTCCTCAGGAGTGAATCCTCTGGTCTACACTCTCTTCAACAAGACATTTCGGGATGCATTTGGCCGGTACCTCACCTGCAATTACCGAGCCCCCACATCAGTAAAAACCCCTGGAAAATGTTCTAGTAATATCTACTTCCAGAATCCAATGGCAGagaattctatattttttatgaAACATGGAATGCGAAATGGCATTAATCCTGCCATGTACCAGAGTCCAATGAGGCTCCGAGGTTCAACCGTTCAGTCTTCATCCATCATTTTACTAGATACACTTCTCCTCACCGAAAATGAAGGTGACAAAACTGAAGACCAAATCAGTTACTTATAG